The Lolium rigidum isolate FL_2022 chromosome 2, APGP_CSIRO_Lrig_0.1, whole genome shotgun sequence genomic interval AGGAATACTGATTCTGATGGTGCCGCTTCGTGGGTGTTGGGAAGAACTATTGAACTGGAAGAGCTACTTTCCCTGAATCCAGAGGTGCACAAACATTCCCTAGTGATTACAGGGTTTGCCGAGTACAATAATGTGGTGTTCCTCTATACACTTATGGGCCTTTTCATGCTCCAGCTTGAGTCCTTGCAGTTCAAGAAATGTTCCGAACCCAGCATGTTGTCTTGCTACCACCCATTCGAAGGTGTATATGCTGCAGGTAAATAGCATATCTTTACACTGCGGGTATGAAAAAATCAGATCACTTTTGGATATTTGGTTCATTGAATGAATGACATTCACATCCTTACTTCTTTGCTGCTAGAGATGTTCTTCTGTAGTATTCTGTCTGGTCACTAATGTAGTGATGTTTTATGGAAACATCTTTTTTTACCGCTATCTAGTTTTATTGGCTGTCATCATCCCACTGTATTGTAGGTTTTGGGATTGAAGCAGGGAGGAGGCACCTCATTTGTCAATAAATATGCACTGAAGTTCTTTTTAACTCACATTATTATTATAGAATCTCTATCAGTGTAGTACAGAAGTGCAACTTTTTGTCCACACGAGATACATAAAAGATGGAAGTTGAAGACAAGTACAAGAAAAATTAGCTTGAATTAACTAAAGTGTTAAATATATAGTTCAATATGTACATTTCGAAGCTTAAAGATAGTTATTTTGTTATTCAATATTCTCACATCTGCAGATCTTGCCAGTTATCTTAAATCCATAACAACGACTTGGTTTAATGTGTACAAACCAGTTCATTTTATCACTTATAGGGGAGTCCTGATGTGAGTGAAGTCCATTTGTTCCAAAAGAAAAAATGAGTTCATTTATATTTTCAGGATGTATTTATTAAATTTGCATAGTCATGATCAACTATATTGATTGGTTTATTAGTATGAGCATGTTCTATTCTGTTAGATATTGTGTGGAACGAGCTTGAGAGTAACTCTAGATTAGTCAATACTAATTATTCATATTCAAGTGAGAATAGTTTGTCTAATCTGCACATGTAAATTAGCCACCAGTATAGTTTGTCTAGTCTAAACTACATATGTCCTTTGTGTGTAGTCAGGTTTTTTTTCAATTTGTCCACCATGGATGGCTAATACTTTATACCAAAGACATGATCGAAGTGGAAAGACTAGATTCATCAGAAGCAACAACTTTAGTTTAATCATGAATGACATTCACATCCTTACTTCTTTGCTGCTAGAGATGTTGTTCTCTAGTATTCTTTCCCGTTACTAATGTAGTGAAGTTTTATGCAACAAGTTATGATCTGGAAACTTTTTTTACCGTTATCTAGTTTTGTTTGTTTCACAATACCAGCTTCTGTATCCAGTTAATTGGCTGTcatcatcccactgtattatgtagGTTTTGTGATTGAAGCAGGGAGGGGGGCACCTCATTTGTCAATAAATATGCACTGAAGTTCTTCTTAATTTTCTCACATTATTATTATAGAATCTCTATCAGTGTACTACAGAAGTGCAGTTTTTTGTCCACACGAGATACATAAAAGATGGAAGTTGAAGACAAGTACATGAAAAATTAGCTTGAATTAACTGAAGTGTTAAATATATAGTTCATAAGACTACCTTTAATCCTGGACGTACGGACGAAATGGCTTACGGAAAACGTACGGGCGGGCTGACGTGGGTTACATTGGTTGGTTGAAATTTCGTCCCCTCCTGAAAAACCGGGGCTGACTTTGGATTCCCATTCCAAGTCCATAAGACTTTTTTGTAAAATGTTTTTGTAAGTGTAGCATTACTGTTTTTTTAATAATATTGCTTAGCCATAAAATCTCGGCCTCTCGGGAAACTCTTGCCCGATATCTTTCTCTCGGGCATGCCTCCCGACAGTGTATTATTTGTTAAATTTATAAAAAATAAGTATAATTTTACATTCTTTGGAGCAATGTAGAGCGAGCTTCTAAAACAATTCGCACTACATTACTCCAAAGAATGTAAAATGTGGCACGTCACGTGACTCCTcttctttgtttttgcaaaaaGACGTGACTCCTCATCAGTCATCAGTACCTGAATCTTTGAGTGCAGTGTATATGTTTTATTGTCTTTTCATCGTCACAGAAAACACACATATACTACACGGAACTACAGGAGTGGTGAGAAAACGACAGCGATCGTGCCGCACCATGATAGCGTCGCCATTTTTAACTCTTCTCGGGACAGAAAAGGATAACGACTGCTCACTCGCTCCATCGTGTCCTGCGCCTCCGTGCTCGCCCGCCGTCGCCGTAGCAGCTCGCCGCCTCGGAGTGGGAGGGAGATGGAGGGCGCCGTGCTCTGCGCCGCCAACCATGCCCCCCTCACGCCCATCTCCTTCCTCGAGCGGTCCGCGCTCGTGTACCCAGACCGCCCAGCCGTCGTCTCTGCCGCCGGCGACGCGCCGCCCCGGACATGGAGGGAGACCCGGGCGCGCTGCCTTAGtctcgccgccgccctcgccggcctCGGCGTCCAGCGCCGCGACGTGGTAACAATACATGCTGACACCAGCACTCCCCTCTATAATTGCCCACTCGATCCAGTCCTCTCCCCGTTCTATCACTCCAAATTCCGCTCCGAAATTCCCATAGTATATTTTCCTTGTGCAAAATCCGGTTACAGTCGCTCTCGCCACAAACAAATTTGTCCTGAATCGATTTTCCTTCGCGGGCGGCGCTGAGAATCGAGTGATTTTGACTGATTGTTCTGAACTGCGCGTGCAGGTGGCCGTGTTCGCCCAGAACATCCCGGCGATGTGCGAGCTGCACTTCGCGGTGCCCATGTCCGGCGCCGTCCTCTGCGCGCTCAACTCGCGCCTGGACGCCGCCACGGCGTCCGTCCTGCTGCGGCACTCGGAGGCCAAGGTGATCTTCGTCGACGCCGCGCTGCTGGACGTCGCgcaggaagccctccgcctcgtGTCCGCCACCGGCGCCACAGCCCCCGCAGCCGTCCTCATCACGGAGCTCCTGGACGACGACGACTCGTCATCACCGTCACAATCTACAATAATCGAGCACGAGTACGAGGCGCTGGTGAGCAGGGGCGGGTCGGCGGGGTTCGCGGTGCGGTGGCCGGCGGACGAGAACGAGCCGATCGCGCTCAACTACACGTCGGGGACGACGTCGCGGCCCAAGGGCGTGATCTACACCCACCGCGGCGCGTACCTCAACAGCCTCGCCGTGGTTCTGCTCAACGGCATGGCGGCCGCGCCGGTGTGCCTGTGGACGGTGCCCATGTTCCACTGCAACGGCTGGTGCATGGCGTGGGCCGTGGCGGCGCAGGGCGGCACCAACGTCTGCCTCCGCAGGGTCACCGGCGGCGCCGTGTTCGACGCCGTCGCCCGCCACGGCGTCACCCACATGGGCGGCGCGCCCACCGTGCTGTCCATGATCGTCAACGCTGCGCCCGAGGATCAGCGGCCGATGCCGGCGGGGAAGAAGGTGTCCGTGATCACCGGCGGCGCGCCCCCGCCGCCGACGGTGCTGTTCCGGATGGAAGAGCTCGGGTTCATGGTGATACACTCGTACGGGTTAACAGAAACCTACGGCCCGGCGACGGTGTGCGTGTGGAAGCCCGAGTGGGACGCGCTGCCGGCGGAGGAGCGGGCGGCGATCAAGGCGCGGCAGGGGCTCCACCACCTGGGCCTGGAGGTGGACGTGAAGGACCCGGTCACGATGCGCAGCGTCCCGGCCGACGGGAAGACGATGGGGGAGGTGATGCTGCGTGGCAACACGGTGATGAGCGGGTACTACAAGGACGCGCCCGCCACGGCGGAGGCGCTGGCCGGCGGGTGGTTCCGGTCGGGCGACCTCGCGGTGCGGAACCCCGGGGACGGGTACGTCAAGATCCGGGACCGGTCCAaggacatcatcatctccggcggGGAGAACATCAGCACGATCGAGGTGGAGgcggcgctgttcgcgcacccggcggtggcggaggcggccgtGGTGGGGCGGCCGGACGAGCACTGGGGCGAGACGCCGTGCGCGTTCGTGGTGGTGAGGAggaaggtggaggcggaggaggtgatGGAGTTCTGCAGAGGGAGGCTGCCGCGGTACATGGCGCCGAGGACGGTGGTGGTCGTGGAGGAGCTGCCCAAGACGGCCACGGGGAAGGTGCAGAAGTTTGGACTCCGGGAGAAGGCCAGGGCCATGGGCAGCCTCTCCTCCACTGCCTCCCGTCCGCAGGGAATAGGAGGAAGAAGCACCAGCAAGCTCTGATCGAGTACTAGCACCAGGGTCCGTCCACCATGATCAAGAAGTGGGAATCACCGGCGAGCTCTGATCGAGTTACCAATATCATGTGGTTAATTAAGCTCCATTCATGCTCTATGTGTCGCCTGAGATCACTCCAAGACAGCGGATGATGTCTCCATCTTACTTTGTCATCGTTAAAGCTTTTGGATCATCatgtcaaaaataaaataaaagctttTGGATCACCTTGTCACGATGCCTGGCTCAGAAAAGCTAATCGTGCTTTTGTGTATGAAAAGAAAGCTAATCTCATAATGCCCCGTATCTTTACAGATTCAGCTTGTAAGCATTCAGATCAACACCAACCACTTTTGGCAAACTAAATTGGAAGAGAGGTAGTACAATAGAGGTAGTACAGTCACTAGATGTCATAAAATCCTAGAATAGCATAGCAATTCATAGAATTATAGAAATTCCATTACAGTTCTATATCTTGAGCATCATTTACTTATTTGATAACTTCATTTCAACTTAAAGGATACTAGGAAGCATAGGTGCGGCAGCACGCCGCACTCTTGGTAACCAAGGACCACGCATTTAACAGATCTTTAACAGATATAGGCTCCAACTTTTCATTATCAACATGTGTATGAAAATAAAGCTAATCATAATGCCCCGTATCTTTAGTTCTTTACAGATTCAGCTTGTAAGCATTCAGATCAACACCAACCACTTTTGGCAAACTAAATTGGAAGAGAGGTAGTACAACAGAGGTAGTACAGTCACTAGATGTCATAAAATCCTAGAATAGCATAACAATTCATAGAATTATAGAAATTCCATTACAGTTCTATGTCTTGAGCATCATTTACTTATTTGACAACTTCATTTCAACTTAAAGATACTAGGAAAGTAGGAAGCACAGGTGCGGCAGCACGCATTTAACAGATCACGCATTTAACAGATCTTTAACAGATCTAGGCTCCAGCTTTTCATTATCAACATGTGTATAAGTAGTGCAACCGAAAACCCATAATTGTGAATAATTAACAAGTGAACTAGAGGATACCTCAAAGAGAGTTTCTTATCAAGCAGAATGCAAAGAGACATGTTTGTCAAGTAGCAGGCGATGGAGTCTGCTTCAGCCATAAAACGTCTGCCCATACCAGCATTGGACAGTATGCAACGAGTTTTGAAGATAATGGTTCTATTCATCCTCTATGCCTGTTGAGAAGTGTACATAATGGTGTAGTGTTTGATAATGCAataatcattaaaaatagtaGAACACGACTTCATGCCATTATCAGTATGAAGTAACTTAATTTTTTTTAGTTTGCTTCTCTATCATAACTTTTTAGTTTCTAAAAACATCAAACACAttagatttatgtttcagaaagattGAGGAAAGAGAAGActgccttctcttagctaagtaATGATCTCTTATAAAATAAGAGAGAAGGTTATTTTTTCTCCACGGTACAATTTGCCTTCCCTGAGCAATTCAATTGCTTTCTAAAATTTAATTAATTCTCATTTATTGCTAGAGATAATAATAAGATTTAATGCATTATACCATATAGATTTAGTGATGTGTACTGCTAAGGAGAAGGCGCGTCttccctaccattgtacatgctcta includes:
- the LOC124686289 gene encoding butanoate--CoA ligase AAE1-like, producing MEGAVLCAANHAPLTPISFLERSALVYPDRPAVVSAAGDAPPRTWRETRARCLSLAAALAGLGVQRRDVVAVFAQNIPAMCELHFAVPMSGAVLCALNSRLDAATASVLLRHSEAKVIFVDAALLDVAQEALRLVSATGATAPAAVLITELLDDDDSSSPSQSTIIEHEYEALVSRGGSAGFAVRWPADENEPIALNYTSGTTSRPKGVIYTHRGAYLNSLAVVLLNGMAAAPVCLWTVPMFHCNGWCMAWAVAAQGGTNVCLRRVTGGAVFDAVARHGVTHMGGAPTVLSMIVNAAPEDQRPMPAGKKVSVITGGAPPPPTVLFRMEELGFMVIHSYGLTETYGPATVCVWKPEWDALPAEERAAIKARQGLHHLGLEVDVKDPVTMRSVPADGKTMGEVMLRGNTVMSGYYKDAPATAEALAGGWFRSGDLAVRNPGDGYVKIRDRSKDIIISGGENISTIEVEAALFAHPAVAEAAVVGRPDEHWGETPCAFVVVRRKVEAEEVMEFCRGRLPRYMAPRTVVVVEELPKTATGKVQKFGLREKARAMGSLSSTASRPQGIGGRSTSKL